The following are encoded together in the uncultured Draconibacterium sp. genome:
- a CDS encoding NAD(P)H-hydrate dehydratase — protein MKIFTTKQIAGLDAYTIKNEPILDIDLMERASLQVSNWLVQEFTTERKMVFFAGPGNNGGDALAIARQLADLDYVCEVYLLDFGKVLKGSPAINWQRLEEQGKVILHKITAINEFPETEDSDVIIDGLFGSGLTRPLEGLPAEIVRKINQLSNSVVAIDIPSGLMGEDNSENQLENIIRADFTLTFQFAKLSFLFAENAEYVGEWEVLPIGLHPDGIEQFASPYLLVEQNDILDKMPVRSKFDHKGNLGHALLIAGSYGKMGAAVLASKACLRAGVGLLTTHVPHMGYSIIQTAVPEAMASIDQHDSMFTQFPALDAFSAIGIGPGLGQKQNSRKALCELLETAKIPLVIDADALNILSENPKWLEKLPEGSILTPHPGEFKRLVGDTQNSYQSIQKQLEFSEKYKCVVILKGAHTSVSTASGNLYFNSTGNPGMATAGSGDVLTGIILGLLAQEMKSEDAAVLGVYLHGLAGDLAAAKKSENALIAGDIIEFMGQAYKHLSNEQ, from the coding sequence ATGAAAATATTCACTACGAAACAAATAGCCGGGCTGGACGCTTATACCATAAAAAATGAACCCATTTTGGATATTGATTTAATGGAACGTGCTTCGTTACAGGTAAGTAACTGGCTGGTGCAGGAGTTTACCACGGAACGGAAAATGGTGTTTTTTGCCGGCCCGGGAAACAATGGAGGCGATGCTTTGGCCATTGCCCGTCAGCTGGCTGATCTGGATTATGTGTGTGAAGTATATCTGCTCGATTTTGGGAAAGTTTTAAAAGGATCGCCGGCGATAAACTGGCAACGACTTGAAGAGCAGGGAAAAGTGATTTTGCATAAAATTACAGCAATAAACGAATTTCCCGAAACGGAAGACTCGGATGTGATAATCGATGGTCTTTTTGGATCTGGGCTCACAAGGCCGCTGGAAGGTTTGCCTGCCGAAATCGTAAGAAAGATTAATCAGTTATCGAATAGTGTTGTGGCCATTGATATTCCAAGTGGATTAATGGGGGAAGACAATTCTGAAAATCAGTTGGAGAATATCATCCGTGCCGATTTTACCTTAACATTTCAGTTTGCAAAGCTTAGTTTTTTGTTTGCCGAAAATGCCGAATATGTGGGCGAGTGGGAAGTACTTCCAATTGGCTTGCATCCCGATGGAATTGAACAATTTGCTTCGCCTTATTTATTGGTGGAACAAAATGATATTCTGGATAAAATGCCGGTTCGGTCGAAATTCGATCACAAAGGGAACCTGGGGCATGCCCTGTTAATTGCAGGCAGTTACGGCAAAATGGGTGCAGCTGTTTTGGCTTCGAAAGCCTGTTTACGAGCCGGAGTGGGATTGTTAACCACGCATGTGCCACACATGGGCTACTCCATCATTCAAACTGCTGTTCCCGAGGCAATGGCTAGTATCGATCAACACGATTCAATGTTTACTCAATTTCCGGCTCTGGATGCTTTTTCTGCCATTGGAATTGGACCCGGCCTTGGGCAAAAACAAAATTCGCGAAAAGCTTTGTGCGAACTCTTGGAAACCGCCAAAATTCCACTGGTAATCGATGCCGATGCCTTAAATATACTTTCCGAAAATCCGAAATGGTTGGAAAAATTACCCGAAGGTTCAATACTTACACCTCATCCGGGCGAGTTTAAACGTCTGGTTGGCGATACTCAAAATTCATATCAAAGTATTCAGAAACAACTCGAATTTTCGGAAAAATACAAGTGTGTTGTTATTTTAAAAGGAGCGCACACAAGTGTTTCAACGGCCTCAGGGAACTTGTATTTTAATTCAACCGGAAACCCGGGAATGGCTACAGCCGGAAGTGGCGATGTGCTTACCGGAATAATTTTAGGTTTACTGGCACAGGAAATGAAATCGGAAGATGCGGCTGTTTTGGGCGTTTATTTACATGGTTTGGCAGGCGATTTAGCCGCTGCAAAAAAATCGGAAAACGCTTTAATAGCAGGCGATATAATTGAATTTATGGGTCAAGCATACAAACATCTCTCAAACGAACAATAG
- a CDS encoding DUF481 domain-containing protein, with amino-acid sequence MNTKKTFSFFILIFTCFQLFAQTDKIYTRAGDVLVGEFKSMQKAVLVFDTDYADKEFQIDWTEIDGLEIGNSIIYTSDGIRYYGGLKPMLDKGRLVRVIAKDQEIIMPLDDIVQITSIKVNLKERIIISLDAGFSLTKANSVRQTSAQGKASYTGDKWRFNANFSNVGTVQKDVDPTDRTEGGFTITRDIYRNAMIMGGSEFLSNSEQMLDLRSTGRLGVGYYIIRNSRIYFQAGAGLALSREHYGGDNPTKANSFEGLGLAEFNAYNLSDFSFMAQMYTYPSFTDWGRWRVNADISLKYDLPLDFYIKLSYIHNFDSNPLIDVSKNDYVFKSSIGWEWD; translated from the coding sequence ATGAATACTAAAAAAACATTTAGTTTTTTTATCCTGATATTTACCTGTTTTCAATTGTTTGCTCAAACCGATAAAATTTATACAAGGGCAGGCGATGTGTTGGTTGGAGAATTTAAATCGATGCAAAAGGCTGTATTGGTGTTTGATACCGATTATGCTGATAAGGAATTTCAAATTGATTGGACCGAAATAGACGGGCTGGAAATTGGTAATTCAATCATATACACATCGGATGGAATTCGGTATTACGGAGGATTAAAACCAATGTTGGATAAAGGGCGCCTGGTTCGTGTGATTGCCAAAGATCAGGAAATTATTATGCCCCTTGATGACATCGTGCAAATTACTTCGATAAAAGTAAATCTAAAAGAACGAATAATAATATCACTTGATGCCGGATTTTCGCTGACCAAAGCCAACAGTGTGCGACAAACTTCGGCACAGGGAAAAGCGAGTTATACCGGAGACAAATGGCGATTCAATGCCAACTTTAGTAATGTTGGAACCGTTCAAAAAGATGTGGATCCAACCGATCGCACCGAAGGAGGTTTTACTATTACCCGCGATATTTACCGAAATGCAATGATAATGGGAGGTAGCGAGTTTCTTAGCAACAGCGAACAGATGCTGGATTTGCGCTCGACAGGCAGGTTGGGAGTGGGGTATTACATCATCAGAAACAGTCGGATATATTTTCAGGCAGGTGCAGGTTTGGCACTTTCGCGTGAACATTATGGCGGCGATAATCCAACCAAAGCCAACAGTTTCGAGGGATTGGGATTGGCTGAGTTTAATGCCTACAATTTGAGCGACTTTTCATTTATGGCACAAATGTATACTTATCCCAGTTTTACCGATTGGGGCAGGTGGCGTGTGAATGCTGATATTTCGTTAAAATACGATTTGCCACTCGATTTTTATATCAAACTAAGTTATATCCATAATTTCGACAGTAATCCCTTAATCGATGTTTCTAAAAACGATTATGTATTCAAATCCAGTATTGGCTGGGAATGGGATTAA
- a CDS encoding peptide MFS transporter: MFKDHPKGLIVAFFANMGERFGYYTMLAIFVLYIQAKFGFTTAEAGSVYGTFLFGIYFLPLLGGYIADNLLGYGKTIALGTVVMFMGYGLLSLPGMGIMTVYLALAVISLGTGFFKGNLQALVGSMYDDPRYNSNRDNAFNIFYMGINIGAFFAPTAAESIGNWVLAKKGFTYDSSIPHLAHQFLAGKLENVNQLTEIAKAQMGESFTDLTAFSNSYIDTLSQSYNAGFAIAAASMILSFIIFVSFRKYYKHADLTEKQKAKSEAHKDKVIQLSASQIRERLIALGLVFLVVIFFWMAFHQNGFTMTIFARDYTQLGDVSPGTYILFDLTQLLPILFAIIGTILVFTAKAVKTKGIGAAVIVVSLALAYYTISSHTGDYTITPQKFQHFNPIFIVFLTPLVIGMFTALRKKGKEPSAPKKIGYGMLITAVGFGVLIASSLGLTSPGELNGGVSSNLISPYWLITCYLILTIAELFLSPIGISFVSKVAPPKYKGMAQGGWFAATAIGNAAAGFIGYYWDRIELWQFFTILVVLCLVSAAFIFSVLKRLEATTNAS, encoded by the coding sequence ATGTTTAAAGATCATCCAAAAGGTTTGATTGTAGCTTTCTTCGCAAATATGGGCGAACGATTTGGCTACTATACCATGCTTGCCATTTTCGTACTCTACATACAGGCGAAATTTGGTTTTACCACAGCCGAAGCCGGTAGTGTTTACGGTACATTTTTGTTTGGAATTTACTTTCTTCCCTTGTTGGGAGGTTACATTGCCGACAACCTGCTTGGTTATGGGAAAACCATTGCGCTCGGAACCGTAGTGATGTTTATGGGTTACGGATTATTATCCTTACCCGGAATGGGCATTATGACTGTTTACCTGGCACTGGCAGTTATCTCTTTGGGTACAGGATTCTTTAAAGGAAACCTGCAGGCTTTGGTCGGAAGTATGTACGACGACCCGCGCTACAACTCAAACCGCGACAATGCCTTTAATATTTTTTATATGGGTATTAACATTGGAGCCTTTTTCGCACCAACCGCAGCCGAATCAATCGGCAACTGGGTTTTGGCAAAAAAAGGATTCACTTACGACTCGTCGATTCCGCATTTGGCGCATCAGTTTTTAGCCGGAAAATTAGAAAATGTAAATCAGCTTACTGAAATTGCAAAAGCGCAAATGGGCGAAAGTTTTACCGATTTAACTGCATTCTCAAACTCATACATCGATACTTTAAGCCAATCGTACAACGCAGGTTTTGCAATTGCTGCAGCAAGTATGATCCTTTCATTTATAATTTTTGTATCGTTTCGAAAATACTACAAACATGCTGATTTAACCGAAAAACAAAAAGCAAAATCAGAAGCGCACAAAGACAAAGTAATTCAATTATCTGCCAGTCAGATTCGCGAACGTTTAATTGCACTTGGACTTGTGTTTTTAGTGGTTATCTTTTTCTGGATGGCTTTCCACCAAAACGGATTTACAATGACCATTTTTGCACGCGACTACACACAATTGGGTGATGTTTCTCCGGGTACTTACATTCTTTTCGATTTAACTCAGTTGCTTCCTATTCTGTTTGCCATCATCGGTACTATTCTGGTTTTTACCGCAAAAGCAGTAAAAACAAAAGGAATTGGAGCAGCAGTAATTGTTGTAAGTTTGGCTTTGGCTTATTATACAATCAGCTCTCACACCGGCGATTACACCATTACTCCACAAAAATTCCAGCATTTTAATCCAATATTTATCGTATTCCTTACACCACTTGTAATTGGAATGTTTACTGCTTTGCGCAAAAAAGGGAAAGAACCTTCAGCTCCAAAGAAAATTGGTTATGGAATGCTTATTACTGCAGTTGGATTTGGAGTACTTATTGCAAGTTCATTGGGACTAACTTCTCCAGGAGAGTTAAACGGAGGAGTATCGTCTAACTTAATTTCGCCATATTGGCTAATTACCTGTTACCTGATATTAACCATTGCTGAACTGTTTCTAAGTCCGATCGGAATTTCTTTTGTTTCGAAAGTAGCTCCTCCAAAATACAAAGGGATGGCGCAAGGTGGCTGGTTTGCTGCCACTGCAATTGGAAATGCGGCTGCAGGTTTTATCGGCTACTATTGGGACCGCATCGAACTTTGGCAATTCTTCACCATTTTGGTCGTACTTTGTTTGGTGTCGGCAGCATTTATATTCTCGGTACTAAAACGACTTGAAGCTACAACAAACGCTTCATAA
- a CDS encoding response regulator: MGANKNLLIYVVEDNKMYNKIVTEFLLREGFKNVKSFLSGKECVRTVKGGESPDIVIQDYHLQDSTGIEVLVNVKKHSKHSEFVFLTANEDMEVAVNSIKYGAYDYIIKDSELSLKKVLNKIDKISKLIQLQRRNKVIKTAMIASLCILVAIVIFTALHTFFDAFGLQR, translated from the coding sequence ATGGGAGCGAATAAAAATCTTCTGATTTATGTAGTGGAAGATAACAAAATGTACAATAAAATTGTAACTGAATTCTTGCTCAGAGAAGGATTCAAGAACGTTAAATCATTTCTTTCGGGAAAGGAATGTGTTCGAACAGTTAAAGGTGGTGAGTCGCCTGATATTGTAATTCAGGATTATCATTTACAGGATTCGACCGGAATAGAAGTGCTGGTAAACGTAAAAAAGCACAGTAAACATTCCGAATTTGTATTTCTTACTGCCAACGAAGATATGGAAGTTGCCGTGAATTCGATAAAATACGGTGCATACGACTATATCATAAAAGACAGTGAATTGTCGTTAAAAAAGGTGCTGAATAAAATTGATAAAATTTCGAAATTGATTCAGCTTCAACGCAGAAATAAGGTAATAAAAACAGCCATGATTGCATCGCTTTGTATATTGGTTGCCATTGTAATTTTTACTGCCCTGCATACTTTTTTTGATGCTTTTGGCTTGCAACGATAA
- a CDS encoding alpha/beta hydrolase, protein MKISALRLMFILAFVTLVNIQGHSQNKSENYKLEENILYQTAQADLQDEYLNSRCRLDIYYPAEKDFTTVVWFHGGGITGGSKFIPEKLKEKGIAVVAVNYRLSPKVKCPVYIEDAAAAVAWVFNNIEKYGGNKSKIVVSGHSAGGYLTSMVGMDKSYLAKYNIDANNIAMLIPFSGHTITHFTVRQERGIEGTQPIIDKFAPLYFVRDDAPPLVLITGDREREMLGRYEENAYMYRMMKVAGHKNTVLYELDAFDHGGMVSPALEILLNEIKVLDKK, encoded by the coding sequence ATGAAGATTTCCGCATTAAGATTGATGTTTATTCTCGCCTTTGTAACACTGGTAAACATACAAGGCCATTCGCAAAACAAAAGCGAAAATTACAAACTTGAAGAAAACATATTGTACCAAACAGCACAAGCTGATTTGCAGGACGAATACCTGAATAGCCGTTGTCGATTAGACATTTATTATCCGGCAGAAAAAGATTTTACCACGGTTGTTTGGTTTCATGGAGGAGGAATTACAGGTGGAAGTAAATTTATTCCCGAAAAATTAAAGGAAAAAGGAATTGCAGTTGTAGCTGTAAACTACCGCTTGTCTCCGAAAGTGAAATGCCCTGTTTACATCGAAGATGCCGCAGCAGCAGTTGCATGGGTTTTTAACAACATTGAAAAATACGGTGGCAACAAAAGTAAAATTGTGGTTTCGGGTCACTCGGCCGGTGGTTATCTTACCAGTATGGTTGGCATGGACAAATCGTACCTGGCAAAATACAACATCGATGCCAACAACATTGCCATGTTGATTCCTTTTAGCGGACATACCATTACTCATTTTACGGTTCGGCAGGAAAGGGGAATTGAAGGAACCCAACCAATTATCGACAAATTTGCGCCCCTTTATTTTGTGCGTGACGATGCACCACCACTGGTTTTAATTACAGGCGACCGCGAACGCGAAATGCTCGGACGTTACGAAGAGAATGCTTATATGTACCGAATGATGAAAGTAGCCGGACATAAAAATACGGTACTATACGAACTGGATGCATTTGATCATGGAGGAATGGTTTCCCCTGCCCTGGAAATTCTGTTAAATGAAATTAAAGTGTTGGATAAAAAGTAA
- a CDS encoding alpha/beta hydrolase: MKTNYPLLLLFILTVFSTSSKAQNKAVIGSWKGEIELPGAKLEMVFNISEDEEGNLTTKLDVPQQGALNLPVEETKLSKDSILLQVPAILSTYHGQFITPDSIAGEWVQGGQKLVLNLKKTGEVKIIKRPQTPQPPFSYVSEYVEYTNPESGFKLAGTLTLPKNANNCPAVLLISGSGAQDRDETIYEHKPFFVIADYFAKHGIAVLRVDDRGVEGSEGSTREATSKDFAGDVLCGIEYLKSRKDISPTRIGLIGHSEGGLIAPMVANKSEDVAFIILMAGPGTAGDSILLEQTELSAKATGLSEQATNAKLFVIKGIINILKTEADQEARTAAFRKAFTGGMYKMMDDDRKKMVDQQIAAYNNNWFYFFVNYNPYPALTKVACPVLAMIGEKDVQVPPKSNLSAIDKALTEGGNKNFKTIELPSLNHLFQNCKTGSPIEYSQLEETISPDVLELMKNWIFEVSE; this comes from the coding sequence ATGAAAACGAACTACCCACTGCTGCTCCTTTTTATTCTTACAGTTTTTTCGACAAGCAGTAAAGCTCAGAATAAGGCAGTAATTGGTAGTTGGAAAGGAGAAATTGAACTCCCGGGTGCGAAGCTGGAAATGGTTTTTAATATTTCGGAGGACGAGGAAGGCAATTTGACCACAAAATTAGATGTGCCTCAGCAAGGTGCATTAAACCTTCCGGTTGAAGAGACAAAGCTCAGTAAGGACAGTATTTTATTACAAGTACCTGCCATACTGAGTACTTATCACGGACAATTTATTACTCCCGACTCCATCGCCGGAGAATGGGTACAAGGTGGTCAGAAACTGGTATTAAACCTTAAAAAAACAGGCGAGGTAAAAATTATCAAACGTCCGCAAACGCCACAGCCTCCTTTTTCATATGTATCAGAATATGTGGAATACACCAACCCTGAATCGGGATTCAAATTAGCAGGAACGCTGACACTTCCTAAAAATGCAAACAATTGTCCGGCAGTTCTACTAATCAGTGGTTCAGGAGCACAAGACCGCGACGAAACCATCTATGAACACAAACCGTTTTTTGTAATTGCCGACTATTTTGCAAAACACGGGATTGCCGTTTTACGGGTTGACGACCGTGGCGTGGAAGGATCGGAAGGAAGCACAAGAGAAGCCACAAGCAAAGATTTTGCAGGCGATGTACTCTGTGGAATTGAATATCTAAAATCGAGAAAAGATATTTCGCCAACCCGGATTGGACTGATCGGTCACAGTGAAGGCGGATTAATTGCCCCGATGGTTGCCAACAAATCGGAAGATGTTGCATTTATTATTCTGATGGCCGGACCGGGTACTGCAGGAGATTCAATTTTACTGGAACAAACCGAACTTTCGGCAAAAGCAACCGGTTTATCGGAACAGGCAACAAACGCCAAATTGTTTGTTATAAAAGGAATAATAAACATTTTAAAAACGGAAGCCGATCAGGAAGCCCGGACAGCAGCATTCAGAAAAGCGTTTACCGGCGGAATGTACAAAATGATGGATGATGACCGAAAAAAAATGGTGGATCAGCAAATTGCAGCCTACAACAACAACTGGTTTTACTTTTTTGTAAACTACAATCCCTATCCCGCACTAACTAAAGTTGCTTGTCCGGTTTTGGCAATGATTGGCGAAAAAGATGTGCAGGTTCCACCAAAATCGAACCTAAGCGCCATAGACAAAGCGTTGACCGAAGGAGGAAACAAAAACTTCAAAACAATTGAACTGCCCAGCCTTAATCACCTCTTCCAGAATTGCAAAACAGGTTCGCCAATTGAATATTCACAATTGGAAGAAACCATTTCGCCCGACGTTTTGGAACTTATGAAAAACTGGATTTTTGAAGTTTCTGAATAG